CGCAAGATGGTCAAATGCGGCCCATCAATTTCCGGTTTGATCTGAAAGAAATCGGGAAATCATTCCAGACCCTCGAAGGGATGAACTGGAATGCGTTTCCGAACAGTCACGTCTGCTACGAATCGATGGCCGATCTGTCGTTCCTGACCATTGAAGGCCTGGTCAGCGGTCAAAAGGTGCGGGTGCAACTGCATGCCGGACCGCCGGACAGCATCGGGCCAGCCATCCGGCAATATCCCGACGGCCGCGTGGAACTGGTTTAACGAGCGAGCAGTTTGCTCGACCGGGTGCAGGCGAATGGGCGGTTTTCACTTGATCAAAACCGCAATTATCGCCTGCGGAATACTGAATACGAAAAGTAAAATTGCTCTAAACGAACAGTTTGCGGCTTCGAATCGATGTTTTCAGCATGACCTGTCTGGTCAAAAAGGGGGGACGTTCGCAGGCAAGCGGACGTCTCCCTTTTTTATTGCGCTACTAACGATTCAAAGTTTTGCTGCTTGCGCAAATCTTTGAAGCCAACTGGAGGCGGTCGATTTCATTCCTTGAATTTTCCTGATCCCTCGTCCCTGACCTCTGACCCCTTTGGTTGCGACCATTGGCCGCGCCGGGCTTTCACGGAACGGTTATCGGACTGGCAGCATGTTGCCGGTGATTTTGACTTTGACCTTGCCGGTGCATTTGGCGGACTCGGGGACATTGATCTTGAAGAAGAGCGGGCCGCTGTCCTGCGGCGTGATTTCACGGCGGGCGCCGATGGTCATGGGCTTCGGGGCATCTTTTTGATTGGGTTTGCGCGCCCCGGCGTCGGACTTCCCGACCATGGCCATCAGGGCTCCGAAGGGGACGCCGTCCGCCATGTCGTGGGCGAGATCCTGAGTGGGATATCCGGCCGGCCCGAGCATGTCGTTGGCGGCGACCTTGTAGGTGCCATCGGCTTCGAAGCGGACCGGTTTGTCTTTGGTGACGAGCACGCCGGCCGCGACCCAGCCGGCGCCCGCTTCGATGTCGATGGAGTAGACGTTGTCGCTGAAGACCGATTCTTCAAGCTGCTTGAGTCGGGCTTTGACGACGTCGGCGTCGGGTTTGATCTTCAGGATCGACTTGAGCATGTCGACCGCCTTCGTCACGTCGCCGGCCTCTTCGTACTTGGTGGCGAGATCGGCCAGGCCTGACAGGTATTCCGTCTGAACCTTATCTGCCTGCTGGTCGAGCGATTTGCTGTTGGCGACCGGCGCTGGCGCCGGGCGTTTGGTCCCCTGTGCCAGACCGGATGACCCGGACCAGCAGGGGAGAAGCAATGTCACACAGGCGAGCATCCAGCCGCACTTCGAATGTCGCACATTCCGCATGATGATGAACTCCCGGGACCGAGGCGTCCCTATCGTGGCCCTTGTCGATGCCCACTCGCTGACGGTTCAGAATAAACCGATCAGATGGCGAGCTGCATTGTAATAAATCACGACGCCCAGCATATCGCTCAGGGCGGCGATGAGCGGATTGGACATAAAGGCCGGGTCCATTCCCAGCCGCTTGAGTGCGAGGGGCAGCATGGCGCCCGCCAGAGTGCCGATCGCCACGACCATCAGGACGGTGAGAGAGACGACGACGGCCGCCTGTCCGTCCACCATCATCCGGGCGACCGTAAACGACAGCGCGGCAAGCACCAGTCCCAGTACCGCGCCGACGCGGGCTTCGCGCCAGGCAATCCAGCGAACCCGCCCGCGCGTTTCATCGAGGGCGAGTGCCCGAATCACGAGCGTGGCCGATTGCGAGCCGGCGTTGCCTCCGCTGGCGAGAACCATGGGCAGGAACAAGATCATCCAGTTGCCGCCGTCCCCGTGTTCGAAATACTGCAGCACCTGAGCCGTCAGCGATGCGGCGCCGAGCAGAATCACGAGCCACATGCCCCGTTTCCAGGTGAGCTCGAAGAACGGCGTGTTGACGTAACCGTCGTCGAGGGGCTGCACCCCCCCTGCCAGGTAGGCGTCTTCCGTCGCTTCTTCCTGTAGCACTTCAGCGGCATCATCGTGGGTGATGATCCCGACCAGCCGGTGCTGGTTGTCGACCACGGGGATCGCGATGAACGAATAACGCGCGATCTCGTTGGCGACGAACTCCTGGTCGTCGTCGACGCGAACGGCGATGACTTCCCGCTGCATGATGTCCCCGACCTTGGCCGAGGGCTTCGCCTGAATCAACTGCCGCAGGGTGAGAAACCCGATCAGGTGTCGGGATTCATCGGTGATGTAGATGTAATAGATTGTTTCGCGAGTGGGGGCCTGCAAGCGCAGCCGTTCGAGGGCTTCGTGAACGGTGATGTCGGAGGGGAGCGATGCGTACTCCGTCGTCATGATCGACCCGGCGCTCTGTTCCGGGTAGGAGAGCAGCTTGCGGATATCGGCGCGTTCGGCTTGTGCGACGTAACGGAGTAGTTGCTCGACGTGCTCGGGGTCCATGCGTTCGAGGAGGTCGACGCGGTCGTCGGCGGACATTTCTTCGATGACGCGGGAGAGGCGTTCCGGCTCGATGGTATCGACGATGGCGACTTGAGCGGGGATCGACAGGTACGAGAAGATCTCGGCCTGGCGCTGGGGGCTGCTGTAGGACAGAACTTCCCAGGTTTGGCGGGGATCGAGTCCTTCGAGAACCTCGGCGGCGACGGCGGGAATCAGGGCGTCTGAAAATTCGCGCAGGCCCTGTTCGTCATGTTCGAGCAACATGAGCTGCAGGTCGGGCAGCAGCAGCGAGTGATAGATCGAATGGGCCATTGGTCCTGCCGGGTCGCGATGAGGATGTCATCGCAGGATAGCAGGATGGGAAAACGGGGGCGACAAGCCCCCTTCCACTGGGCTCATGCGGATTCTGTCGAAGAAGTCTGTCGCGAGCGGCTTTCGAGGCGATTTGACCACCATGCCTCGAGGCGGTCGAAGGATTTCGACAGCGGGGGCCAGGTGAAGAAGAGCGTGCCGACGACCCAGCCGAGCGCCGCGCCGGCGCAGGCATCGCTGAGGAAGTGAGCGCCGCAGCAAACCCGTTGCAGACCGGCCAGGCAGGCGATGATGACAAAGGCGCGACGGCCTGTCGGGTACGCCCAGGTTAACATGGCGGCAAAGGCGAAGGCACAGGCGGTGTGTGCAGAGGGGAAGCTCTGATAACTCGCTCCGCTCGCTCCGAATGGAAACAGTTCCGTAAAGCTGGGAAGCATTGAGGTCGACGCGTAGTCAAAGGCCCGAGGTCGCGTTCTCGCGATGAGCAGTTTCACGACATCGGCAGCGAGTCCTCCGGCGAGCGCCCCGGCAAGTATCCGCGCGACGTAGCCGGCGCGCCAGCAGGAGACGGCGGCGATGGATCCCAGAATCATCAGTTGCCCGAACGGCGTGCCGAAGTGTTCGGCGGCGTTCACGGCATCTGCGAGATCGCCCTTGAGTCCCCGTTTCGAGAAGAACTGTCCGACCGGCTGATCGAGGAACAGAAAGCAGATCACCGCCAGGCCGAGAAACGTCACTGGCAGTCGCCAGGTGATCGAAGGAGGACTGGTTTCAGTGACAGGCGGACGCGGCAGGCCCGTCACACGTGGGGTGACGGGCGGAGCGTCAAGCTGATCGATGAGACCGTCCATGGTTCTGCACGAATCGAGAAGTAAGTTTGGTTTGCGAAAGTTTATCAGTCAGTCGCCGATCATCGCTACCCGACTTTAGAGACCTCGCGGAAATCACACAATCAGCATGGCATCGCCGTAACTGAAGAACCTGTAACGCTCCCGAATCGCTTCTTCGTAGGCGGCGAGCATCAGTTCGCGGCCGGCGAAGGTGCAGACCAGCACAAGTAAGGTGGAACGGGGGAGATGGAAGTTCGTAATCAGGGCGTCGACGATCTGAAACTGAAAAGGTGGGCGGATGAACAGGTTCGTCTCCCCCTGCCAGGCTCGGAGCTGACCTTGCTGCGCGACCGATTCCAATGTGCGGACAGAAGTCGTGCCGACGGCGACAATGCGACCGCCTGTGGCTTTCGTGTCCGCTATCTGCTGAGCAGATTTGACGGAGAGTTCGCACCATTCGGAATGCATGCGGTGTTCGGAGAGATTGTCGACGCTTACTGGACGAAAAGTTCCCAGTCCGACGTGCAGGGTGACGTGCGCGGTCTCAATCTGTCGGGTCTGGCATGCGGCAAAGACTTCTGGCGTGAAGTGCAGCCCGGCGGTGGGGGCGGCGACGGCGCCTGGCTTTTCGGCGTAGGTGGTCTGATAGCGATCACGGTCTGCGATTTCGGCATCGCGCTGCATGTAGTGCGGCAAGGGGAGCGTTCCGAACTGCTCCAGCAGCGTCATGGCGGGAACCTCGGAATCGGGCCGCACCCGCCAGGTACCGTCGCCGTTTCGGGCTTCGAGGATGAGATCGAGCTGGCTGGCAGGCGACGCGGCATTGGGATCGGCAGGGGACAATGTCAGCCGTTCGCCCGCCCGCAGCGTGCCTCGGGTTTGACCAATGAGTCGCCAGGCTCCGTCATCTTCAAGTCGCAGGAAGAGTCCTTCCCATTTCCCGCCGGTGGCGGCGCGGTGCCCAATGAGTCGTGCGGGGACGACTCGAGTGTCGTTGAGGACGAGAAGATCGTGGGGTCTCAGGAGCTCAGGCAGGTCACGAAAGCGGTGGTGCGAAATGCTTCCCGACTGGCGATTAACGACCAGCAATCGCGATTCGTCACGACGCTCGGCCGGCACCTGAGCAATCAGCTCTTCCGGCAGCGAGTAGTCGTACGCGTTGATCTGATCCAGGGAGAGCATTTGGCGGTTTGGGACTGTTGGGAAGACGAGCAAGAGAGATCATCGATTGAAGTTCAAAGTTATCGATGCCGCACCTGAAACGCCATTTCGCTGCGAAGAAGACGAGGCGGCAGAAACTGCGGGAAAACTGCGATACATCGCGTGCGAATGGTACTTTGCATCGACGCTTTGAGCGAGCAGGGATACAACCCTCAGCCAGCTCGCCCCCGGTTCACCATTGCCGACCAGAGTTCGCCGATTATGTGCGGATTACCACAAAAAGTTCCCACGTTTGCCATCGCGATGTTCTGCGGAACCATCTTGCTGCTGGCGAATTCCGGCGCTGCACAGACGGTTCCAGGCGCAGGGATTCCGTACCCGTCTGAGCCAATGTACGGCGAGTGCGTGGGAGGAGAGTGCCTGCCGACGATGCCGATGGGGGATGGCTGTTGCAGCCTGCTCGATTGCAGCAACTTTCTGTCGCCTGATTGGCGCTGGACTTTCTTGCCTCAGGGATTCCTTTATCACACCTATTGGGCGAGTCAGGCGGAACCGCGGCTGTCGTCACAGATCTTTGGCGAGAACCACGAAGGCACGCTGCTCGATTCCACGATCGGCGGTCGAGTCGGCCTGGTGCGGTTTGGTCAGCGTTACGCCGAAGAGGGGATTCAGCTCGACGTTCTGGCCGGCGCGAAGCTGCGACAGGATGTCGACCACGAAATGGACATGGTCGGAACCGATTACCGGTTCGACATTCCGCTGACATATCGCAAAGGTTCGCAAGCCTGGAAGTTCGGGTTCTATCACGTCAGCTCGCATGTGGGTGACGAATATCTGATCCAGCATCCTGGCTTCGATCGGCTGAACTATTACCGAAACTCGCTGTACTTGGGGTACTCGTATTACATGGTCCCCGAGTTTCGTCTGTACGGGGAAATCGATTACGGATTCGACACGGATATTGCCAAGCCGTGGAACTTCCAGTTCGGTTTCGACTACGGTCCGGCCTACGCCACTGGCATCCGCGGTGCCCCGTTCTTCGCGATCAACGCCCACCTGCGTCAGGAGCTGAATTATGGCGGCAACGTGAACATGCAGGGGGGCTGGGCCTGGCGGGGCGAAGGCCTCGCGTCGGGCACATTGCGAACCGGTCCGTTTTTCTACAACGGCGGCAGCCCGCAATTCTCGTTCTACGCGAATAACGAGCAGCAGTTGGGCTGGGGCCTGTGGTACGATTTCTGAGGAAAGGGAAAAGAGGTCAGGGGAGAGGGGTCAGGAAAAATCACGGAATGAGTTTCCAGTAAATTCCGACTTCCTAATGGCTGGCTGTGTTGGGACTTCCGGCGAATTTTTTTTTCGCTGTTGAGAGCAGGCACACGCCTGCGTTTCTAGGTTGCCCGTGGTCAACGGAGGGTTTAGGCTCCCAGTGCGCGCAGTGGGTGAGCGGAATCGAGAGATCGCAGTTTCTGAAGCTCTGACCGACTCGCGTTTTGCTGAGAAATTTCTCGCCACCAGTGGGGATGGGTGGCATAGAATGCACGCCCGTTGATATCTGAGAACGTTCCCACCCCTCTGACTGATTGTGCGGGCGCTGGCACAAGGCTGTTTGATGGTACGCTCGCACTGGCTGAATCAATTGCGGTCCCGGCTCGGGTTCCGTAACCCGTTATCCGCTCGTCTCCAGCGTCGCCGCAGCGACGGACTGGCGACTGCAGGGCATGTTCGCGTCGAGCAGTTCGAAGCACGTACGCTACTCTCTGGCGGGCCGTCGGTGTTGTCAATCAGTCGCTCGGACAACACTCCGATTTTGACTTCGTCGGCCGTGTTCACTGTGACGTTCAGCGAGTCGGTGACAGGCGTGGATCAGACTGATTTTCAGATCCGCAAGACCGGCACGGTGTTGACGAACCCGAATCTGGCGGTGTCGCAGGTGAGCGGGTCGGTTTACACCGTGACCGTGAACGGCATCACAGGAACGGGCTCCCTGGGACTCAATCTGGTTTACAACGGTTCGATCAAGAACGCGGCAAACATCCCAGTCCTGGCCCGATTGTCGTTCGAGACCGACGCCCAGTACAAGGTGGGCATCAACGCCACGGCCGTGGCAGCCGCCGATGTGAATCGCGACGGCATTGTCGACCTGGTGACCTCGAATGGCGAGAACTTCGCGACAGGTTCGGTGAGCGTGTTGATCGGCAATGGGGACGGCACGTTTCAGAACGAGGTCCGCTACAAGGTCGGGGCTGGAGCCAGCGATATTCTGGCGGTCGATCTCAACAAGGACGGCAACGTCGATCTGGTGACCTCGAACGGGAACAGTGTGAACCTCAGCGTCCTGATGGGCAACGGGGACGGCACGTTCCAGCCTGAAGTCAAATATCAGGTTGGAAGTATTCCACGATCGCTCATTGCCACGGATCTGAACAACGACGGCCGGCTCGATATCGTCACTTCGAACTTCTACATCTCGACGGTTAGCGTGCTGCTGGGTAACGGAGATGGCACTCTACAGGGACGGCAGGAATATGATACAGGCCCTTCACCGAGCGACCTGATCGCAGCGGATGTCAATGAAGACGGCCAGATGGATATCGTGACCGTTGGCGGTGATTCCATCAGCACCAACGTCAGCATTCTGCTGGGGAATGGCTCAGGGACTCTGGCCGCTCCTCAGCGGTTTGCGGCAGGCAATAGTCCTATGTCCGTTACGGCAGTCGATCTGAACGGAGACAATCACCTCGATCTCGTGACGGCGAATACCGGCGCCAACGATGTCAGCGTGCTGCTGGGGAATGGGAACGGCACCTTTCAGACTCAGCTCAAATACACGCTGCCGGTCGGACTATCGCCGGTTTCGATCATTTCCAGCGACGTCAATCAGGATGGCCGCCCGGATATTATTACCGCGAACACGTCCGGCACGAACGGTCCGACGGGGTCAATCAGCGTGCTGCTGGGAGTGGGGGACGGTACGTTCTTCCAGCCCTATACCAACACGGATGTCGGCTTCAACTGCACCTCCGTCATTCTGAGGGATGTGAATTCGGACGGACTGCCGGACTATATCGTTTCCAATTCCAGCACGACGAACGGAACCGTGAGCGTCGTGCTGGGCGGTGTGATCGGCGAGGTGCGTGGGCAGCGGACGCTGGTGGTCGGCACGAATCCCACTGCGGTCGCGGTGGCGGATTTCAACGGCGACGGAAATGCCGACGTGGCGTCGGCGAATACCGGCAGTTCGAATCTGAGCATCCTCATCAGCAACGGTGAAGGGACCTTCCAGTTGCCGGCCACCTATGCACTGGGGGGAAGTTCTCCGGCCGCCATTTACGCGGAAGACATCAACTGGGACGGCAACTACGACCTGATCGTCGCGAACTCCGGCAGCGGCACCATCAGCGTGCTGATCGGCAACGGCAATGGCAGCTTCCGCGCCGAACGGGTCTACACCGTTGGAACCAACCCCCGCTCGATCATGGTTTCCGATCTGGATAAAGACAGCTACTTCGATCTGGTGATCGGAAACTTCGGCAGCAACGATGTCAGTATTTTGATGGGAACCTCGACCGGGGTCTTCGACCCGGCCCAGAACTTCAATGTGGGTGCGGCGCCGCAATCCGTCGCCACCGGTGATTTCAATAACGACGGCTATCTTGATGTTGTGACTGCGAATTCGCAGGCGAATACGGTCAGTTTGCTGCCTGGGGTCGGCAACGGGACATTCCTGGCGCCGTTGCAGTTCGCCGTCGCGTCCTCTCCGTATTCGATTATTTCCCGCGATCTGAATAACGACAGCATTTCAGATATCTCGACGGCGAATATCGACAGCGACACGGTCACAGTGATGCTGGGCGATGGCGATTTTGGGTTTGGAAGCAAGACGACGTATTCAGTCCGTCCGGGGCCGGCGTCGCTCATTGCCAGAGACGTGAATGGCGACCGCAAGTTCGATCTGATCACCGCTCACCAGAAAGATGGGACGGTCGGCATCATGCTGGGGAACGGCGACGGAACGTTCCAGCCTCAGGTTTTATTCGGAGTTGGAGCAGGCGCCACTTCCGTTGCGGCGGGGGACATCAACGGCGACGGCTTCCTCGATTTTGCGACGGCCAATAGCGCGGAAAACTCGGTGAGCGTGGTGCTCGCGAATTCCGCCAATGTGTTTTACAGCCCAATCTATCGAGTCGAACCGAACAGCATCCCGACGGCGATGTTCATCACCCGTCAGGTGATTGGAGAGAATCGCCCGGTCGGAACATTGGTGGGAACGCTTTCCACCAACGACACCAATGTCGGCGACATCCTTACTTACACCTTGGTGTCGGGGAGCGGATCGTCCGGAAACGGCAAGTTCACGATCGACAAAGACAAGCTGCGATCAAAAGCCGTCTTCGACTACGAGCAGCAGTCGAGCTATTCGATTCGAGTTCGGGTGACCGACAGCACCGGTGCGTCATACGAACAGGTGTTCGTGATTAACGTCGCGAATGAGAACGATCCGCCGGTGATCTCGGGCTTCGACGGTATTCTGAACTACGCACAGGGGTCTCCCCAGGTGACTCTGGACGATAATGCCGCTGTGTCCGACCAGGATTCAGCCAACTTCTATGCCGGCGTCCTGACGTTTGAAATGACGAAGAACGGTTCAGCCCAAGACCGGTTCGTCATTCGCAACGGCGGAACCGGCGCAGGTCAGATCGGCATCAGCGGTAACGCGGTGACGTATGGAGGAGTGATCATTGGCCGGTTCAGCGGTGGGACGGGTGTTTCGCCGCTGGTGATTACGCTCAACGGTCAGGCAAATTCCGTCAGCGTGACCGCCTTGCTACGAAGCGTTCAATTCCGCAATCTCAACCCCGCTCCGCCAGCGGCGACGAAGATCGTCAGCGTAACGCTCACGGACGGTGACGGCGGCACCAGCCAGATTACGTCGAAGACGATCAAGTTTCTCACAGGTACGGCTCCGCCGGTGATTGGTGCGTTCGGCGGAACTGTGAACTACCCGGCGGGAACATCGGGGACGCTCGTGGATTACGACTCCACGGTCACGGACACAGACTCGTCCAACATGGACGGCGGCCAGTTAACTGTGGCGATTACCGGGAACTCCGCCCCGAGTGATTTGTTGACGATTCGCAATCAGGGGACTGGTAGCGGCCAGATCGGCGTCTCCGGCAGCAACGTGACATACGCCGGCATCGTGATCGGAACGTTTACCGGCGGCAGCGGCTCGACGCCGCTGGTCGTGACGTTGAACACATCCGCCTATCCTGACAGGGTGCAGGCGCTGCTGAGAAACGTTCTGTTCTCGAACAGCAGTTCCACTCCCCCGAACTCGCCGCGGACAGTCAGTGTCTCATTGACGGACGGCGACGGCGGAGCAAGTCCGATTGTGACGAAAACCGTGACGATCGCCTGACCACGCGGCGACCGCGACCTGAAACCACGGGTTTCAGTAGCCGCGACCGTTGCGAAAACCGGAGCAGCATCTACGCTGTACGGACAAGCGAGAGTGGCGAAACTGGCAGACGCGCTGGATTTAGGTTCCAGTCCCGCAAGGGGTGCAGGTTCAAGTCCTGTCTCTCGCAATCTTCGATGCTCACTGGCCGTGCTCACTGGGTGGCGGCGTCATTTTGCCTGCCGCCATGTGGAGGAGGTAGAGAGCGGTGAGTTTTGCTCGTTCGGCGAGGCTCTCGATGGCGGTGAACTCGTCGTGGCTGTGGATTTTGCCTCCCCGGACTCCCAGCGTGTCGACGTTGGGGATGCCGAGTGCTGCCAGGCGGTTGCCGTCGCAGGCGCCGCCGCTGGGGCACCAGACGAGGTCTAGGCCGAGTTCGTGCCCGCAAGTTTGAAACTGGCTGAGCATGGTTTCGAGGGCCGGGGTCAGCGATTTGGGCGGGGCCAGGAAGTCGCCGTGTAGTGAAAGTTCGACGCCGGTTTGCGAGGAGATTCTGGCGAGGATCTCGCGGATCGTGGACAGCACCTCCGGTTCGTGACCGCGTTCGGTGTAGCGGATGTTGAAGCGGACGATCGCCAATGCCGGCACCATGTTGCTGGGTCCGCCGCCATCGATGCGGGCGACGTTCAGCGTCAGTTCCGGCCAGCGGCCGTTGAGGCGATGGA
This sequence is a window from Planctomicrobium piriforme. Protein-coding genes within it:
- the mgtE gene encoding magnesium transporter, with protein sequence MAHSIYHSLLLPDLQLMLLEHDEQGLREFSDALIPAVAAEVLEGLDPRQTWEVLSYSSPQRQAEIFSYLSIPAQVAIVDTIEPERLSRVIEEMSADDRVDLLERMDPEHVEQLLRYVAQAERADIRKLLSYPEQSAGSIMTTEYASLPSDITVHEALERLRLQAPTRETIYYIYITDESRHLIGFLTLRQLIQAKPSAKVGDIMQREVIAVRVDDDQEFVANEIARYSFIAIPVVDNQHRLVGIITHDDAAEVLQEEATEDAYLAGGVQPLDDGYVNTPFFELTWKRGMWLVILLGAASLTAQVLQYFEHGDGGNWMILFLPMVLASGGNAGSQSATLVIRALALDETRGRVRWIAWREARVGAVLGLVLAALSFTVARMMVDGQAAVVVSLTVLMVVAIGTLAGAMLPLALKRLGMDPAFMSNPLIAALSDMLGVVIYYNAARHLIGLF
- a CDS encoding phosphatase PAP2 family protein; translation: MDGLIDQLDAPPVTPRVTGLPRPPVTETSPPSITWRLPVTFLGLAVICFLFLDQPVGQFFSKRGLKGDLADAVNAAEHFGTPFGQLMILGSIAAVSCWRAGYVARILAGALAGGLAADVVKLLIARTRPRAFDYASTSMLPSFTELFPFGASGASYQSFPSAHTACAFAFAAMLTWAYPTGRRAFVIIACLAGLQRVCCGAHFLSDACAGAALGWVVGTLFFTWPPLSKSFDRLEAWWSNRLESRSRQTSSTESA
- the queA gene encoding tRNA preQ1(34) S-adenosylmethionine ribosyltransferase-isomerase QueA; this encodes MLSLDQINAYDYSLPEELIAQVPAERRDESRLLVVNRQSGSISHHRFRDLPELLRPHDLLVLNDTRVVPARLIGHRAATGGKWEGLFLRLEDDGAWRLIGQTRGTLRAGERLTLSPADPNAASPASQLDLILEARNGDGTWRVRPDSEVPAMTLLEQFGTLPLPHYMQRDAEIADRDRYQTTYAEKPGAVAAPTAGLHFTPEVFAACQTRQIETAHVTLHVGLGTFRPVSVDNLSEHRMHSEWCELSVKSAQQIADTKATGGRIVAVGTTSVRTLESVAQQGQLRAWQGETNLFIRPPFQFQIVDALITNFHLPRSTLLVLVCTFAGRELMLAAYEEAIRERYRFFSYGDAMLIV
- a CDS encoding DUF1207 domain-containing protein, with the translated sequence MVLCIDALSEQGYNPQPARPRFTIADQSSPIMCGLPQKVPTFAIAMFCGTILLLANSGAAQTVPGAGIPYPSEPMYGECVGGECLPTMPMGDGCCSLLDCSNFLSPDWRWTFLPQGFLYHTYWASQAEPRLSSQIFGENHEGTLLDSTIGGRVGLVRFGQRYAEEGIQLDVLAGAKLRQDVDHEMDMVGTDYRFDIPLTYRKGSQAWKFGFYHVSSHVGDEYLIQHPGFDRLNYYRNSLYLGYSYYMVPEFRLYGEIDYGFDTDIAKPWNFQFGFDYGPAYATGIRGAPFFAINAHLRQELNYGGNVNMQGGWAWRGEGLASGTLRTGPFFYNGGSPQFSFYANNEQQLGWGLWYDF
- a CDS encoding beta strand repeat-containing protein, giving the protein MVRSHWLNQLRSRLGFRNPLSARLQRRRSDGLATAGHVRVEQFEARTLLSGGPSVLSISRSDNTPILTSSAVFTVTFSESVTGVDQTDFQIRKTGTVLTNPNLAVSQVSGSVYTVTVNGITGTGSLGLNLVYNGSIKNAANIPVLARLSFETDAQYKVGINATAVAAADVNRDGIVDLVTSNGENFATGSVSVLIGNGDGTFQNEVRYKVGAGASDILAVDLNKDGNVDLVTSNGNSVNLSVLMGNGDGTFQPEVKYQVGSIPRSLIATDLNNDGRLDIVTSNFYISTVSVLLGNGDGTLQGRQEYDTGPSPSDLIAADVNEDGQMDIVTVGGDSISTNVSILLGNGSGTLAAPQRFAAGNSPMSVTAVDLNGDNHLDLVTANTGANDVSVLLGNGNGTFQTQLKYTLPVGLSPVSIISSDVNQDGRPDIITANTSGTNGPTGSISVLLGVGDGTFFQPYTNTDVGFNCTSVILRDVNSDGLPDYIVSNSSTTNGTVSVVLGGVIGEVRGQRTLVVGTNPTAVAVADFNGDGNADVASANTGSSNLSILISNGEGTFQLPATYALGGSSPAAIYAEDINWDGNYDLIVANSGSGTISVLIGNGNGSFRAERVYTVGTNPRSIMVSDLDKDSYFDLVIGNFGSNDVSILMGTSTGVFDPAQNFNVGAAPQSVATGDFNNDGYLDVVTANSQANTVSLLPGVGNGTFLAPLQFAVASSPYSIISRDLNNDSISDISTANIDSDTVTVMLGDGDFGFGSKTTYSVRPGPASLIARDVNGDRKFDLITAHQKDGTVGIMLGNGDGTFQPQVLFGVGAGATSVAAGDINGDGFLDFATANSAENSVSVVLANSANVFYSPIYRVEPNSIPTAMFITRQVIGENRPVGTLVGTLSTNDTNVGDILTYTLVSGSGSSGNGKFTIDKDKLRSKAVFDYEQQSSYSIRVRVTDSTGASYEQVFVINVANENDPPVISGFDGILNYAQGSPQVTLDDNAAVSDQDSANFYAGVLTFEMTKNGSAQDRFVIRNGGTGAGQIGISGNAVTYGGVIIGRFSGGTGVSPLVITLNGQANSVSVTALLRSVQFRNLNPAPPAATKIVSVTLTDGDGGTSQITSKTIKFLTGTAPPVIGAFGGTVNYPAGTSGTLVDYDSTVTDTDSSNMDGGQLTVAITGNSAPSDLLTIRNQGTGSGQIGVSGSNVTYAGIVIGTFTGGSGSTPLVVTLNTSAYPDRVQALLRNVLFSNSSSTPPNSPRTVSVSLTDGDGGASPIVTKTVTIA